A single genomic interval of Aegicerativicinus sediminis harbors:
- a CDS encoding YihY/virulence factor BrkB family protein: MKASKKLKLRLKDFPDLLKQTYINWNKDGPWRLSAVVAYYAVLSLPGLLIILVNLVGGFWGEEIVRGQLTNEITSILGDDTAQLVEGMVSETLDSEKNIISTIIGIFSIIFGATGVFYQLQISLNKIWKVEVEMDNYFWLILKKRAKSLVFILVIGFLLLISFVVTAALSVLSDYLNRMLPDMVVYLANALDFLISITVVSTLFALIFKYMPDIQISWRTVWIGAILTALLFALGEHLLGIYFGKANPGSTYGAAGSVVLILLWVSYSCLIFFFGAEFTRVYALKYGMIGEEEFNEH, encoded by the coding sequence ATGAAAGCCTCAAAGAAATTGAAATTGCGTTTAAAGGATTTTCCCGATTTATTAAAACAAACATATATTAATTGGAATAAGGATGGCCCATGGAGATTGAGTGCTGTGGTGGCTTATTATGCTGTTTTGTCCTTACCTGGATTGCTCATTATCCTCGTTAATTTGGTTGGAGGTTTTTGGGGGGAGGAAATTGTTCGGGGCCAGTTAACCAATGAAATTACCAGTATTTTAGGAGATGATACCGCACAACTTGTAGAAGGAATGGTGAGTGAGACCCTTGATTCTGAAAAAAATATTATTTCGACCATCATTGGAATTTTTTCAATCATTTTTGGGGCAACAGGGGTGTTCTATCAATTGCAGATATCATTGAATAAAATTTGGAAGGTGGAAGTTGAGATGGATAATTATTTTTGGTTAATTCTAAAAAAGCGGGCCAAGAGTTTGGTGTTCATTTTGGTAATCGGCTTTTTGCTGTTAATTAGTTTTGTTGTTACCGCGGCCTTATCGGTTTTAAGTGATTATTTAAATAGAATGTTGCCAGATATGGTAGTGTATTTGGCTAACGCATTAGATTTTTTAATCTCAATTACAGTAGTTTCAACCTTGTTTGCCTTGATTTTTAAATATATGCCAGACATTCAAATAAGTTGGAGGACAGTTTGGATTGGGGCAATTTTAACCGCTTTGCTATTCGCCTTGGGTGAGCATTTATTGGGTATTTATTTCGGAAAGGCAAATCCGGGATCGACTTATGGGGCAGCGGGAAGTGTTGTTCTAATTTTATTATGGGTATCGTATTCTTGTTTAATTTTCTTTTTTGGGGCTGAATTTACTAGGGTTTATGCTTTGAAATATGGAATGATAGGTGAAGAAGAATTCAATGAGCATTAA
- a CDS encoding SIMPL domain-containing protein, with translation MKRALTAIIFAFAIIIAAYLLGHAIINRNKADGTITVTGLGKADFTSDLIVWDGSFSKESVDLQQAYSDLERDKEIITAYLNSKGINDKELVFNAINSNKNTRSKYSEDGRFIGEEFLGYVLSQSITIESNDVEKVETVSREITELLNQGVQLYSSPPRYYYTKLADLKIEMISKATEDARIRAEKIAENSGSRLGDLLNANMGVFQITGQNSNEEYSWGGTYNTSSKEKTASITMKLTYDIK, from the coding sequence ATGAAACGCGCACTAACTGCAATCATTTTTGCTTTTGCAATCATTATTGCTGCCTATCTTTTAGGGCATGCCATAATTAACAGAAACAAGGCAGATGGCACTATTACCGTAACCGGTTTAGGCAAAGCCGATTTTACTTCAGATCTTATTGTTTGGGACGGGTCTTTCAGTAAGGAGAGTGTGGACCTGCAACAGGCCTATTCAGATTTAGAGAGAGACAAAGAAATAATAACCGCCTACTTAAATTCTAAAGGCATTAACGATAAAGAATTAGTTTTTAATGCCATTAACAGTAATAAAAATACTCGATCTAAATATTCTGAGGACGGAAGATTTATCGGTGAAGAATTTCTTGGGTATGTCCTGAGCCAATCGATTACGATTGAGTCTAATGATGTAGAAAAGGTTGAAACAGTTTCTAGGGAAATAACAGAACTTTTGAACCAAGGGGTTCAATTATATTCAAGCCCTCCAAGATATTATTATACAAAACTAGCCGATTTAAAAATTGAAATGATATCAAAGGCTACGGAGGATGCCCGAATTCGGGCCGAAAAGATCGCCGAAAATTCTGGCAGCAGACTTGGTGACCTGTTAAATGCAAACATGGGTGTATTTCAAATTACAGGTCAAAACTCTAATGAGGAATATTCTTGGGGCGGCACATATAACACCTCATCTAAAGAAAAGACTGCATCTATAACTATGAAACTGACCTACGATATAAAATAA
- a CDS encoding YeeE/YedE family protein → MNWIYDPWPWYVSGPMIAFIMFLLIIVGKNFGMSANLRTMCTMCGADKRAEFFKFDWKAQRWNLVVVIGTIIGGYIAANYLTTDPAVHISADTIEELKSYGFETAGAAYAPDKFFSMSVFSDPKYLGLLIIGGLLIGFGSRYAGGCTSGHAISGLSNLQLPSLIATIGFFIGGLIMVYLLYPIIF, encoded by the coding sequence ATGAATTGGATTTATGACCCCTGGCCTTGGTATGTTTCTGGCCCTATGATAGCGTTTATTATGTTTCTCTTAATAATCGTTGGCAAAAATTTTGGCATGTCTGCTAACCTCCGAACTATGTGTACTATGTGTGGTGCAGACAAACGGGCAGAGTTTTTTAAGTTCGATTGGAAAGCACAGCGTTGGAATTTGGTAGTTGTTATAGGCACTATAATTGGTGGTTATATAGCTGCTAATTATTTAACAACAGATCCTGCAGTTCATATTTCTGCGGATACCATTGAGGAATTAAAATCATATGGATTTGAAACTGCAGGAGCAGCATATGCTCCTGACAAATTTTTCTCAATGTCTGTCTTTTCTGACCCTAAATACTTGGGGCTTTTGATAATTGGGGGATTGTTAATAGGTTTTGGTTCTAGATATGCAGGTGGCTGCACCTCAGGACATGCAATTTCAGGTTTGAGCAATTTACAATTGCCATCATTGATTGCAACAATAGGATTTTTTATCGGAGGTTTAATTATGGTGTATTTATTATACCCAATAATATTTTAA
- the era gene encoding GTPase Era, producing the protein MGEHKAGFVNIIGNPNVGKSTLMNALVGERLSIITSKAQTTRHRILGIVNGDDFQIIFSDTPGIIKPAYQLQESMMDFVKSAMEDADVILYMVEIGEKSLKDESMFKKIQNANIPVLLVLNKIDKSDQETLESQIDYWHEQIPRAEIIPISALEKFNVQNLFERILELLPTSPPFYPKDQLTDKPERFFVNETIREKILLHYKKEIPYSVEVITEEFFEEESIIRIRSIIMVERETQKGIIIGHKGSAIKRVGVEARKDLEIFFGKQIHLELVVKVNKDWRSDSKQLRRFGYNNS; encoded by the coding sequence ATGGGAGAACATAAAGCAGGTTTCGTTAATATTATTGGCAACCCAAATGTGGGCAAATCAACTCTTATGAATGCTTTGGTCGGGGAGCGCTTGTCCATAATTACTTCAAAAGCGCAAACTACTCGACATAGGATTTTGGGAATTGTCAATGGTGACGATTTTCAGATTATTTTTTCAGATACTCCTGGTATAATTAAACCCGCCTATCAGTTACAAGAATCCATGATGGACTTTGTAAAGTCTGCTATGGAAGATGCTGATGTGATACTTTATATGGTTGAGATAGGCGAGAAATCCTTGAAGGATGAAAGTATGTTCAAAAAAATTCAAAATGCCAATATCCCTGTTTTATTGGTTTTGAATAAAATTGATAAATCGGATCAAGAAACCTTGGAATCCCAAATAGACTATTGGCACGAACAGATACCTAGAGCGGAAATTATTCCGATTTCAGCTTTAGAGAAATTTAATGTTCAAAATCTATTCGAACGAATTCTGGAATTGCTTCCTACATCACCTCCTTTTTATCCAAAGGACCAACTTACAGATAAACCAGAGCGATTTTTTGTAAATGAAACAATACGTGAGAAAATATTGCTCCATTACAAAAAGGAAATTCCATATTCTGTTGAGGTAATTACTGAAGAGTTTTTTGAGGAGGAATCTATCATTAGAATTCGATCCATTATAATGGTAGAACGCGAAACCCAAAAGGGAATTATTATTGGCCATAAGGGTTCTGCCATTAAAAGGGTAGGCGTTGAGGCCCGAAAGGATTTAGAAATTTTTTTCGGGAAACAAATACACCTAGAACTTGTGGTTAAAGTTAATAAGGATTGGCGAAGCGATTCCAAACAATTAAGGCGCTTCGGTTATAATAATTCTTAA
- a CDS encoding MBL fold metallo-hydrolase: MKIEQIYTGCLAQGAYYIESDGEVAIIDPLREVGPYIERAEKDNSTIKYIFETHFHADFVSGHVTLSKETGAPIIYGPLANPKFDALIAEDEQEFKLGKVTIKVLHTPGHTMESTTYLLKDENGKDHAIFSGDTLFLGDVGRPDLAQKAADMTQEQLAGTLFDSLRSKIMTLDDDVLVYPAHGAGSACGKNLSKETVGTIGGQKETNYALRLDMTRDEFIKEVTDGLLPPPQYFPLNVQMNKEGYEDFDDVLKRGAQALEPKEFELVANETDAVILDVRNEKDFAEGHVPRSIFIGLEGSFAPWVGALIGDVKQQILLISPEGKEEEAITRLSRVGFDYVIGYLKGGFENWKKQGFEYDKVTSIPAEEVVERLKEEKLEIFDVRKPGEYTSEHIVDAQNAPLDFINDHLAEFPSNKSFYVHCQSGYRSMIASSILKSRGIHNLIDIGGGIVGLKEAGAKVSDYVCPTTIK, translated from the coding sequence ATGAAAATTGAACAAATATATACGGGTTGCCTTGCACAAGGTGCCTATTATATTGAAAGTGATGGGGAAGTGGCCATCATAGACCCTCTGAGAGAGGTTGGTCCCTATATTGAAAGGGCTGAAAAAGACAATTCAACAATTAAATATATTTTTGAAACTCACTTCCATGCAGATTTTGTAAGTGGGCACGTAACACTTTCTAAAGAAACTGGCGCACCCATTATTTATGGACCTTTAGCAAATCCAAAATTTGATGCTCTTATTGCCGAAGACGAACAAGAGTTCAAATTAGGTAAAGTCACAATTAAGGTTTTGCACACGCCTGGACATACAATGGAAAGCACTACCTATTTGCTGAAAGATGAAAATGGGAAAGACCACGCTATATTTAGTGGGGATACCCTATTCCTTGGAGATGTTGGCAGACCAGATCTCGCACAGAAAGCTGCAGATATGACACAAGAACAACTAGCCGGAACTTTGTTTGATAGTCTTAGGTCTAAAATAATGACGTTAGATGATGATGTCTTGGTTTACCCTGCACATGGGGCTGGTTCAGCTTGTGGAAAAAATTTAAGCAAAGAAACCGTGGGTACAATTGGTGGCCAAAAAGAAACCAATTATGCTTTAAGGTTAGATATGACAAGGGATGAATTCATAAAAGAAGTTACAGATGGATTACTTCCTCCTCCACAATACTTTCCTTTAAATGTTCAAATGAACAAAGAAGGCTATGAAGATTTTGATGATGTTTTAAAGCGTGGTGCACAAGCTTTAGAACCAAAGGAATTTGAGCTTGTAGCAAATGAAACTGATGCCGTAATCCTAGATGTGAGAAATGAAAAAGATTTTGCGGAAGGCCATGTGCCAAGATCTATTTTTATTGGTTTAGAAGGAAGCTTCGCTCCATGGGTTGGAGCACTTATTGGTGATGTTAAGCAACAAATACTTTTAATTTCTCCCGAAGGCAAGGAAGAAGAAGCAATTACTAGATTATCTCGTGTAGGTTTTGATTATGTAATAGGTTATCTGAAAGGTGGTTTCGAAAATTGGAAAAAACAAGGTTTTGAATATGACAAAGTAACTTCTATCCCTGCGGAGGAAGTGGTTGAACGTTTAAAAGAAGAAAAGCTTGAAATCTTTGATGTTAGAAAACCTGGAGAATATACCTCAGAACATATTGTAGATGCTCAAAACGCACCTTTGGATTTTATAAATGATCATCTTGCAGAATTTCCTTCAAATAAATCTTTCTACGTTCATTGCCAAAGCGGCTATAGAAGTATGATCGCATCCTCTATATTGAAAAGTAGGGGAATCCATAATTTAATTGATATAGGAGGAGGTATTGTAGGACTTAAAGAAGCAGGGGCAAAAGTTTCAGATTATGTATGCCCTACAACGATAAAATAA
- a CDS encoding sterol desaturase family protein, translating to MEILKAFFEAIGGTINWTWQSIIFQVPWYENYFWGLIVISFVVWGLEIIFPWRKDQPIIRKDFWLDAFYMFFNFFIFAIVISGFYKVLELGFANLGIHMDSLAIINLESLPNWLQLILFFVVLDFVQWFTHILLHKYDVLWQFHKVHHSVKEMGFAAHLRYHWMENVLYKPLKTFGVMILGGFEPEQAFIVHFIAISIGHLNHSNIKLTYGPLKYIFNNPVMHLYHHAYKLPRGTYGVNFGISLSVWDYLFRTNYIPEESGTIELGYSGDEEMPKNFWGQLVYGFGKRKEKSGV from the coding sequence ATGGAAATTCTTAAAGCTTTTTTTGAGGCCATTGGTGGGACAATAAACTGGACCTGGCAATCCATTATCTTTCAGGTTCCTTGGTATGAGAATTATTTCTGGGGTTTAATTGTTATTTCATTTGTCGTTTGGGGCTTGGAAATAATTTTTCCATGGAGAAAAGATCAGCCTATAATAAGGAAGGATTTTTGGCTCGATGCTTTCTATATGTTTTTTAACTTTTTCATTTTTGCCATTGTTATTAGTGGTTTTTATAAGGTTTTAGAACTCGGATTCGCCAATTTGGGAATACACATGGATTCTCTTGCCATAATTAATTTGGAAAGTCTACCTAATTGGTTGCAATTAATCTTGTTTTTCGTTGTTCTCGATTTTGTGCAATGGTTCACGCATATTTTATTGCACAAATATGATGTGCTATGGCAATTTCACAAAGTTCATCACAGTGTGAAGGAAATGGGATTTGCCGCTCATTTGAGGTACCATTGGATGGAAAATGTTTTGTATAAACCATTAAAAACATTTGGTGTGATGATTTTGGGTGGTTTTGAACCAGAGCAAGCCTTTATTGTCCATTTTATTGCTATTTCAATCGGGCATTTAAACCATAGTAACATAAAGTTGACTTATGGACCTTTAAAATACATTTTTAATAATCCGGTGATGCACCTTTACCATCATGCTTATAAATTGCCTAGGGGAACTTATGGTGTTAATTTTGGGATCAGTTTAAGTGTTTGGGATTATTTGTTCCGCACAAATTATATTCCAGAAGAAAGTGGAACTATAGAACTAGGATATAGTGGCGATGAGGAAATGCCCAAAAACTTTTGGGGACAGTTGGTTTATGGTTTTGGCAAGAGAAAAGAAAAAAGCGGAGTATAA
- the der gene encoding ribosome biogenesis GTPase Der, which yields MGIVAIVGRPNVGKSTLFNRLIQRREAIVDAVSGVTRDRHYGKTDWNGREFTLIDTGGYVRGSDDVFEEEIDKQVELAIDEADVILFMVDVESGITGMDEEVANLLRKIEKPVFLVVNKVDNNKRAEDAVEFYGLGLGEYFTIASTNGSGTGDLLDAVVEALPDGEEQEERELPRFAVVGRPNAGKSSFINALLGEDRYIVTDIAGTTRDSIDTTYNRFGFEFNLVDTAGIRKKSKVKEDLEFYSVMRSIRAIEHCDVCILLVDATRGFDGQVQNIFWLAQRNHKGIVILVNKWDLVEKDNQSVKNFEKAIKKEIEPFTDVPIIFISVLNKQRIYKAIETAVEVYKNRTKRIKTSKLNEILLPVIQNYPPPAYKGKYVKIKYIMQLPTSYPQFAFFCNLPQYVKEPYKRYLENKLREEFDFTGVPITIYMRKK from the coding sequence ATGGGAATAGTTGCAATTGTTGGTCGACCTAATGTAGGTAAGTCCACTCTTTTTAATCGCCTTATACAAAGACGTGAAGCAATCGTAGATGCAGTTAGTGGTGTTACTAGAGATCGCCATTATGGAAAAACGGATTGGAATGGTCGCGAGTTTACACTAATCGATACTGGTGGATATGTTCGGGGAAGTGATGATGTTTTTGAGGAAGAAATAGATAAGCAAGTAGAATTAGCTATAGATGAGGCGGATGTAATCCTTTTTATGGTTGATGTAGAGTCGGGTATCACAGGTATGGATGAAGAAGTCGCAAATCTATTACGGAAAATAGAAAAGCCAGTATTTTTAGTTGTCAATAAGGTTGACAATAATAAGAGAGCTGAGGATGCGGTCGAATTTTATGGCTTGGGATTGGGTGAATATTTTACCATTGCCAGTACTAATGGTAGTGGAACCGGCGATTTATTAGATGCTGTAGTTGAGGCCCTTCCAGATGGAGAAGAGCAGGAGGAGCGTGAATTGCCAAGATTTGCAGTAGTAGGCCGACCAAATGCTGGAAAATCTTCCTTCATAAATGCATTATTAGGCGAGGATAGATACATAGTTACCGATATAGCCGGAACCACAAGAGATTCAATAGATACCACCTATAATCGCTTCGGTTTTGAATTTAATTTGGTTGATACCGCTGGTATTCGGAAAAAATCAAAGGTTAAGGAAGATCTCGAGTTTTATTCCGTTATGCGGAGCATAAGGGCTATAGAACATTGTGATGTTTGCATACTTTTAGTTGATGCCACCAGAGGTTTTGACGGTCAGGTTCAGAATATTTTTTGGTTAGCACAGAGAAACCATAAAGGCATAGTTATTCTTGTTAATAAATGGGATTTGGTTGAAAAGGATAACCAATCGGTTAAGAATTTTGAAAAGGCCATAAAAAAGGAAATAGAACCTTTTACAGATGTACCTATTATATTTATTTCTGTTTTAAATAAGCAACGTATTTACAAAGCAATTGAAACAGCGGTCGAGGTTTATAAAAATAGAACCAAACGAATTAAAACTAGTAAGCTTAATGAAATTTTACTTCCTGTAATTCAAAATTACCCACCACCTGCATACAAGGGTAAATACGTTAAAATTAAGTATATAATGCAATTGCCAACATCTTATCCGCAATTTGCCTTCTTCTGTAATTTACCTCAATATGTTAAGGAACCGTATAAACGATATCTAGAAAATAAACTTCGGGAGGAATTCGATTTTACAGGAGTTCCTATTACCATTTACATGAGAAAAAAATAA
- a CDS encoding Crp/Fnr family transcriptional regulator: MVEMLKTNYGHLFENELIEEIARVGTLRSVPEGTVLISIGQYVKSMPLLLNGAIKIMRNDNDGDELLLYFLERGDTCAMTLTCCLGHKKSEIKAVAEVDTELIMIPIEKMELWTAKYKSWRQFVFESYHTRLMEMLETIDNIAFLKMDERLLKYLKDKAIVNRSTTIKNTHQEIAFELHTSRVVISRLLKKLENQKKIQLNRNHIELLDF; encoded by the coding sequence ATGGTTGAAATGCTAAAAACTAATTACGGACATCTCTTTGAGAATGAACTTATTGAAGAGATTGCACGTGTAGGAACATTGAGGTCCGTGCCAGAGGGCACAGTTTTAATAAGTATCGGACAGTACGTTAAATCGATGCCTCTCTTGCTAAATGGGGCAATAAAAATTATGCGCAATGATAATGATGGTGATGAATTGCTCCTGTATTTTTTAGAAAGAGGAGATACCTGCGCTATGACGTTGACCTGTTGCCTTGGGCATAAAAAAAGTGAAATTAAAGCTGTTGCAGAGGTAGATACCGAGCTCATCATGATTCCAATAGAAAAAATGGAACTTTGGACTGCCAAATATAAATCATGGAGACAGTTTGTATTTGAAAGTTACCATACAAGGTTGATGGAAATGTTAGAAACCATTGACAATATTGCGTTTCTTAAAATGGATGAACGCCTGCTGAAATATTTAAAAGACAAGGCTATAGTTAATAGAAGTACCACAATAAAAAATACTCACCAAGAAATTGCTTTTGAGCTACACACATCAAGAGTTGTAATTAGTCGATTGCTCAAGAAGCTCGAGAATCAAAAGAAGATCCAATTGAACCGAAACCATATAGAATTATTGGATTTCTAA
- a CDS encoding helix-turn-helix domain-containing protein, with amino-acid sequence MKTLLVQSLPLHEVIENLAEAMNTTFTQSCDQYKLVIPESFGTGTVMGIDFESGMGIIQYDCTFNDDIELKFIVNKIHPLKFLYCLEGTITHCFENSKKSHQLKQHQNAMVASSNNHGHILHFQKNVTTKISSLELSRKQFLEKSKCELESLEPTTRKIFYDVDANEEFYYEGFYSLQLANMFDQMHQFEGQEFLKRVYLEGKSNLILTRQIMQFEDDLLATSDRKILRTSELKQIRKAAEFIDQNIHGSISIQDISQHVGLNGNKLQSGFQKLFEKSVNQYIQKQRMQLARHLVENTDKTISEICDIVGLNSRSYFSKIFKEEYGVNPSELKQKNGSAFL; translated from the coding sequence ATGAAGACTCTTTTGGTGCAATCGCTGCCCCTGCATGAAGTTATCGAAAATCTTGCAGAGGCCATGAATACTACCTTTACCCAAAGTTGCGATCAATACAAACTTGTAATTCCAGAGTCTTTTGGTACTGGAACGGTAATGGGTATCGATTTTGAAAGTGGCATGGGAATAATTCAATATGATTGCACCTTCAATGACGATATTGAGTTAAAGTTTATCGTAAACAAGATTCATCCATTAAAGTTTCTTTATTGCCTTGAAGGGACAATTACCCATTGTTTTGAAAATAGCAAAAAATCTCACCAACTAAAACAGCATCAAAATGCCATGGTTGCCAGTAGTAATAACCATGGCCATATTTTACATTTCCAGAAAAATGTTACAACCAAAATTAGCAGCTTAGAACTGTCTAGAAAACAGTTTCTGGAAAAATCTAAATGTGAACTTGAAAGCCTAGAACCGACAACTAGAAAAATATTCTATGACGTCGATGCAAATGAGGAATTCTATTATGAAGGATTTTATAGCCTTCAACTGGCAAATATGTTTGATCAAATGCACCAATTTGAAGGGCAGGAATTTCTAAAACGTGTTTATTTGGAAGGGAAATCTAATTTAATTCTAACCCGTCAAATAATGCAGTTTGAAGATGATCTTCTTGCTACCTCAGATAGAAAAATTCTGCGGACATCAGAATTAAAGCAGATACGAAAAGCGGCAGAATTTATAGATCAAAATATACATGGTAGTATTTCAATTCAAGATATATCCCAACACGTTGGTTTAAATGGAAACAAATTGCAAAGCGGGTTTCAAAAATTATTTGAAAAATCGGTAAATCAATATATTCAAAAGCAGCGAATGCAATTAGCAAGGCATTTGGTAGAAAATACAGATAAGACAATATCAGAGATATGTGACATAGTTGGGCTAAATAGTCGTAGCTATTTTTCTAAGATTTTCAAGGAAGAGTATGGTGTAAATCCATCAGAATTAAAACAGAAAAACGGCTCCGCCTTTTTATGA
- a CDS encoding GTP-binding protein codes for MDISHEIALRPRFVMDLYAEPKAILNAFELAKTNQSDLIVTRLDDHVFIKFIRVKREMFTPQLQLELISQDEQPHQIHALMGPSPGLWTLFMFLHFVIAILFMTFGIWLYSNIRTHEPIAIPIFFMLLMVFLWFGLYFLGRFGRRSSSKESHALINFLENILKSHNIRYNIKQN; via the coding sequence ATGGATATTAGCCACGAAATTGCCCTAAGGCCAAGATTTGTAATGGATCTTTATGCCGAACCTAAAGCTATTCTTAATGCCTTTGAACTAGCTAAAACCAATCAATCGGACCTTATAGTTACCCGATTGGATGACCATGTGTTTATTAAATTCATTAGGGTTAAACGGGAAATGTTTACTCCCCAACTTCAATTGGAATTAATCTCACAAGATGAACAACCGCATCAAATCCATGCGCTTATGGGTCCTAGCCCCGGGCTATGGACGCTCTTCATGTTTTTACATTTCGTTATTGCTATATTATTCATGACCTTCGGAATTTGGTTATACTCTAATATCCGTACTCATGAGCCAATTGCTATTCCTATTTTTTTTATGCTGTTAATGGTATTCTTATGGTTTGGGCTTTATTTTCTCGGAAGGTTTGGCCGTCGCTCTAGCAGCAAGGAATCCCATGCCTTAATAAACTTCCTCGAGAACATATTAAAATCTCACAACATTCGTTATAACATTAAACAAAATTAA
- a CDS encoding YeeE/YedE family protein has product MRTLIYLIIGMLFGITMFKSEAASWFRIYEMFKFDAFLMYGIIGSAVILGVIIVQVIKRFKIKSIYGEPIVFSDKDMSIPRYLIGGIIFGLGWGLVGACPGPIFTLLGAGYIPVLVLFVSALVGTFIYGLLRDKLPH; this is encoded by the coding sequence ATGAGAACACTTATATATTTAATCATAGGGATGCTATTTGGAATTACCATGTTCAAATCTGAGGCTGCATCGTGGTTTAGGATTTATGAAATGTTTAAATTTGATGCGTTCTTAATGTACGGCATAATCGGTTCAGCTGTAATTCTAGGGGTGATAATTGTGCAAGTAATTAAACGGTTTAAAATCAAATCCATCTACGGCGAACCAATTGTTTTTTCTGACAAAGACATGAGTATTCCTAGGTACCTCATAGGAGGTATAATTTTCGGTTTAGGATGGGGTTTAGTAGGAGCATGTCCAGGACCTATCTTTACCTTATTGGGTGCCGGTTACATCCCTGTTTTGGTACTTTTTGTTTCCGCATTGGTCGGCACTTTCATTTATGGTTTATTGAGAGACAAATTACCACACTAG
- a CDS encoding NAD(P)/FAD-dependent oxidoreductase yields MNSAYDILVIGGGTGGIMTAAQLLRANKNLKVAIIEPSETHFYQPAWTLVGAGTYKYENTSRPMKDYIPKGATWIKDKAVKLNPENNSVSTANNGDISYNYLVLSPGLVYDYSLVEGLEETMNKNEVCSVYTDPKYVYKVLQNFKGGTALFTQPTTPIKCGGAPQKIMYLSESYFRKHGKRNNTEVVFATPGTVIFGVPEIKKTLLEVVDRKDINLRFGYMLKKIDSKNKIAWYAMAEHEDEYNHKDLNIEKDGDLVGIHYDMLHLAPPSVAPDFVRNSTLVNAEKWLDVDHHTLQHNKFDNIYGVGDVAGLPTAKTGAAIRKQVPIIVAQILANIEHKASHFKPYNGYSSCPLVTDYGKMVLAEFDYDNNFTPDPNLKKMLIADSSKEHWRLWMLKKYMLPYLYWNKMLKGKQV; encoded by the coding sequence ATGAATTCAGCATATGATATCTTAGTAATTGGAGGAGGAACCGGTGGCATTATGACAGCCGCTCAGTTGCTCCGGGCTAACAAAAACCTAAAAGTAGCCATAATAGAACCTTCTGAAACGCATTTCTACCAACCCGCTTGGACTTTGGTGGGTGCAGGAACGTATAAATATGAGAATACCTCTCGCCCAATGAAGGATTATATTCCAAAAGGAGCAACTTGGATTAAAGATAAAGCAGTAAAATTAAATCCAGAAAACAACTCTGTTTCAACTGCAAATAATGGAGATATATCCTATAATTATTTGGTACTTTCTCCAGGATTGGTTTATGATTATAGCTTGGTAGAAGGCCTAGAGGAAACCATGAATAAAAATGAGGTATGTAGCGTCTATACAGATCCTAAATATGTCTATAAAGTTCTTCAAAACTTTAAAGGAGGTACTGCCCTTTTTACACAACCCACAACTCCAATAAAATGTGGTGGAGCCCCTCAAAAAATCATGTATTTATCTGAAAGTTATTTCAGAAAGCATGGAAAACGAAATAACACTGAAGTAGTTTTTGCAACTCCTGGTACCGTGATTTTTGGTGTACCGGAAATTAAAAAGACATTATTAGAGGTAGTCGACAGAAAAGACATCAATCTGCGGTTTGGTTACATGTTGAAAAAAATTGATAGCAAAAATAAAATTGCATGGTATGCAATGGCTGAACATGAGGATGAGTATAACCATAAGGATTTGAATATAGAAAAAGATGGAGATCTCGTTGGAATCCATTACGATATGCTTCACTTAGCGCCTCCATCAGTGGCACCAGATTTCGTTAGAAATTCCACTTTGGTGAATGCAGAAAAATGGTTAGATGTAGACCATCACACCCTGCAGCACAATAAATTCGACAATATTTATGGAGTGGGTGATGTGGCTGGTTTACCGACTGCAAAAACTGGCGCAGCGATTAGAAAACAAGTTCCTATTATAGTTGCTCAAATTTTAGCCAATATCGAGCATAAGGCAAGTCATTTTAAACCTTACAACGGATATTCTTCTTGCCCATTGGTAACAGACTACGGCAAAATGGTACTGGCAGAGTTTGATTATGACAATAATTTCACACCAGATCCGAATTTGAAGAAAATGCTTATAGCCGATTCCAGCAAAGAGCATTGGAGATTATGGATGTTAAAAAAATATATGTTACCGTATCTATATTGGAATAAGATGCTTAAAGGAAAACAAGTATAA